A window from Culex pipiens pallens isolate TS chromosome 3, TS_CPP_V2, whole genome shotgun sequence encodes these proteins:
- the LOC120421520 gene encoding uncharacterized protein LOC120421520, with translation MEQLPPTFVNGFHDEESVRKMQYNQFGRTGLQVSKISLGTGTLSKFYGDLDAATGIKAVHQALRKGINYVDTAPYYGQGRSEEILGQALKGVPRHAYYVATKVGRYELDYENMFDYSAKKTRESVEKSLKLLGVDYLDVVQIHDVEFVEDLSVIWNETLPTLEKLRDEGKLKFIGVSAYPMDVLKKVIAGAPGRFDTVLCYCRNTLIDDSLKEYIPFFEENKLAIICASGHGLGLLTNAGPQPWHPCQDQTKLICREASEYCKQQGVELGKLAMYHFVQLDGPATFLSGMQTEHLVNINLEAFICGLTVIEQNVMEHLKNNVFTKITNSNWEGVEVQRYWEAMKALKK, from the exons ATGGAGCAGTTACCACCAACTTTTGTGAATGGTTTTCACGATGAAGAAAGTGTCCGAAAGATGCAATATAACCAATTTGGTCGAACTGGCCTCCAGGTTTCTAAAATATCCCTTGGAACCGGTACCTTGAGCAAGTTTTACGG ggATCTCGATGCAGCAACCGGCATAAAGGCAGTCCACCAGGCACTGCGCAAAGGAATCAACTACGTTGACACGGCTCCGTACTACGGCCAGGGACGCTCCGAGGAGATTCTTGGCCAAGCGTTGAAGGGTGTGCCACGCCACGCGTACTACGTTGCCACTAAGGTGGGACGCTACGAGCTGGATTACGAGAATATGTTCGATTACAGTGCCAAAAAGACACGCGAAAGTGTGGAGAAAAGCTTAAAGCTGCTTGGAGTTGATTATCTGGATGTGGTTCAG ATTCACGACGTTGAGTTTGTGGAAGATCTAAGCGTGATTTGGAACGAGACCTTGCCCACTCTAGAGAAATTAAGAGACGAAGGTAAACTCAAATTCATCGGAGTGTCCGCGTACCCAATGGATGTCCTTAAGAAGGTGATTGCCGGAGCACCGGGTCGATTCGATACCGTTCTATGTTACTGCAGAAACACGCTGATCGATGATTCGCTTAAAGAATACATCCCATTCTTCGAGGAAAACAAGCTCGCCATAATTTGCGCTTCCGGTCACGGTTTGGGCTTGCTAACGAACGCGGGACCCCAGCCATGGCATCCGTGCCAAGATCAGACAAAACTGATCTGTCGAGAGGCGAGCGAATACTGCAAACAGCAAGGAGTTGAACTGGGCAAACTGGCCATGTATCATTTTGTTCAACTTGACGGTCCAGCTACGTTCCTGTCCGGAATGCAAACGGAGCATCTGGTGAACATCAATTTGGAGGCATTTATCTGTGGATTGACCGTGATTGAGCAGAATGTCATGgagcatttgaaaaataatgtattcaCTAAAATCACCAACTCAAACTGGGAAGGAGTTGAAGTACAGCGTTATTGGGAGGCAATGAAAGCTCTCAAAAAATGA